The genomic stretch CTCGCAGCAGCACTTATATTTTCTCTGAGTGCATCAGGGCTGATTTCATCTTTTTCATCTTCCGGAACAGGCAGCCTGACAAGCAGAGAGGTTAAAAGCTCTTTGTTAAGCTCTTCCCAGTCCCAGGATTCTTCATCGTTCTTATATTTTTCTACAATCTCGCCTGCATAATCATCTATCATATCCAAAATATCTGCATAAAGGCTTTCCCCTTCAAGTGCGCGCCGCCTCCATGTGTAAACCACTTCTCTCTGCTTATTCATCACATCGTCATATTCAAGCAGATGTTTTCTTATTTCAAAGTTTCTTGTTTCAACCCTCTTTTGTGCACGCTCAATTGATTTTGTCATCATGGGATGAGTTATTACATCTCCTTCTTCAATACCCATCCTGTCCATCAATCCTGCTATACGGTCTGATCCGAAGAGGCGCATAAGGTCATCTTCAAGAGAGATAAAAAACTTTGAAGCACCTGGATCGCCCTGACGGCCGGACCTTCCCCGAAGCTGCCTGTCAATACGCCTGGATTCGTGCCTCTCAGTACCTATTATGTGAAGCCCGCCTATACCGCAGTCTCTTGATTTAAAATGAATAAATTTACTGTTTGTGGTTTTTGTGTCTACAGCATCACCAAGGCTTTTCGGTACAACAACAACCTTACCCGATTCCGGTTCTGTTTGATTAAGGTACTCCCGTTTTTCCTCTTTTGAATTCACAACAACGTAAGGAAGCCCTGCATTTTTAAGTTCTTCCTCAACGAGAGGCTTCTCCATTTCAGGAACTTCATGAATAAACAAAACCTGTCCCTGATTAACTGAAGAAACATATTTGGAAATAGTTTTTTTAATACATTCATCCTGCAGCTGGATAACTCCCTCTCCCAGCTTAATATCAGTACCTCGGCCTGCCATGTTTGTAGCAATTGTAACCATACCGGGTTCTCCGGCCATTTCCACAATCTCTGCCTCTTTCTGGTGGTACTTGGCATTCAAAACAGAGTGGTGTATTCCTCTTCTCCGCAGCATCCTGGAAAGAGTCTCAGATGCCTCAACAGAAATCGTACCTACTAATACAGGCTGTTTTCTTGAATGGTACTCTTCAACCTCGTCAATAATCGCGTTGAATTTTTCTCTTTTTGTTTTATACACAACATCATCATGGTCTACTCTTCGCACAGGCTCGTTAGTCGGAACAACAACAACATCAAGTTTATAAATTTCCCAGAATTCTCCGGCTTCTGTCTCGGCAGTTCCTGTCATACCTGCAAGCTTTTTATAGAGCCTGAAAAAATTCTGCAGAGTAATTGTTGCAAAAGTTTGGGTCTCACCCTCAATTTTCACGCTCTCTTTTGCTTCAAGTGCCTGATGCAGGCCGTCACTGTAACGCCTGCCCGGCATAAGGCGGCCGGTAAACTCATCAACAATCATAACCTTGTGATCTTCTGTTACAACATACTCAACATCTTTCTCAAAAAGAGAATATGCCCGCAGAAGCTGATGAATATTGTGAAGCCTCTCGCTTTTTTCCGCATATTCACTGTGAATGGCATCCCGTTTCTTTTCCTTGTCAGCCTCAGGCATCTCTTCTGTCTCTTCAAGAATGGATAGCTCTGTTGCCAAATCAGGAAGAATAAACATATCCGGATTGTTCGGCGCAAGGAGTTCTCTTCCCTTATCAGTTAAATCAATTGTATGAGCTTTCTCATCAATTGCAAAAAACAGATCAACATCCAGTTCGTGAAGTTTTTTATCACGCATAAAATCCGATTCGACTTTCCTGACAAGCCTCTGCATCCCCGATTCTCTTAAAACCTTGACAAGCCTCTTATTCTTGGGAGAACCTCTCTGGGCCTGAAGAAGCTTAATTCCCGCCTCATAATCCTTCTCTTCTTTGAATAATTCCTGGGCCTCTGCTACAAGTTTATTTGTAAGCACTGTCTGCTTTCTTACAAGATCTTCAACCCTCGGTTTGAGCTCTGCAAATTTGTTTGTTGTCTCACCTACCGGCCCTGATATTATAAGAGGCGTCCGCGCTTCATCAATAAGAACCGAATCAACCTCATCTATTATTGCATAGTAGTGGCCCCTCTGCACAATACTGTCAGGTGATATTGACATATTATCACGAAGATAATCAAACCCGAACTCATTATTTGTTCCGTAAGTAATATCAGCATTGTATGCCTTTTTTCTTTCGTGAGGCTCCATCTGATTTGTAATATAGGAGACCGAAAGGCCGAGAAACTTGTAAATCTCACCCATCCACTCACAGTCACGCCTTGCAAGGTAATCATTAACAGTAACAAGATGCGCTCCCTTGCCTACAAGTGCATTCAGGTAAAGCGGCATTGATGCAACAAGTGTCTTGCCTTCTCCAGTTGCCATCTCTGCGATTTTCCCCTTGTGTAGAGTAATAGCGCCCATAAGCTGGACATCAAAAGGCACCATATCCCATTTAATCTCTCTCCCTACGACCTTCCACGATTTTCCCACAAGACGGCTGCATGTCTCTTTAACAACAGCAAAAGCTTCCGGCATTATCTCATCAAGGGCTCTTTCAGTTATCTCTTTTTCCTTCTCTTCCAGTTTCTCTATTTCCATGCGTACATTATCGATGGAATCAATGGAATCACCCGGGTTCTTCAGCTTTTCTTTTAACTCTTCTATTTTTATACGAACATCATTAACTTCTGCTGATATACGGCTTCTAAACTCATCGGTTTTTGATTTTAAATCATCATCGGAAAGATTGTGAAGCTTGCTATATTCCCGATTTATTTCATCTACAATCGGAAACATCTCTTTAATATCTTTTTCATTCTTGTTGCCCAAGAACAATTCTAGTATTTTATTAAACATCTATATTCTCCGGATTTACAAAATCTTCTGCATTATTAAACGCTATTAAATTTCCACTGTTCCGTTTTTATTAAAATTAGAATTTATTATTATGCTATTAGCCCTCTTCCTTTTTTCTTTATCCGCTTCTCTTCGGAACATTTCCTGTACAGAGCGTCAAGAATACCATTTACAAATCTTCCGCTCTGTTCCGTGCTGTACTCCTTTGCAAGGTCAATAGCTTCATTTATAGTCACCTTAGGCGGAATAGTTTCAAAAAACAAAAATTCGCAAAGAGCAAGCCTCAGCACTATACGGTCAATCAGCGCTACACGATTAAGGTCCCAGTTTTTCACTACAGAGCTAATATCATGATCGAGATTCTCTTTCTCAGAATAGGTTTTTTTTACCAGGTCAAGGCCGAATTCCATAATCTGCCCCTCTCCGGTTGATTCCCTTTTTACCCATTCAAGAGCATCGTCAAGGTTATTCCCTGATATATCAAGTCCGTAAAGCGCCTGCAATGCTAATTTGCGAGCCAATCTTCTCTTCTTCACTGGCCAGGCCTCTCTGTTCTATTCAGCTGCTCCATGTGTGTATCTATCATATTAATGCAGATCCTTTACTCTGAGCTGTACCTGCGTTCTTCCGTTCCATACATTTTCTTCTACAACATAAAGAAGTTCCATGTTCTTTTCACCGG from bacterium encodes the following:
- the secA gene encoding preprotein translocase subunit SecA, with product MFNKILELFLGNKNEKDIKEMFPIVDEINREYSKLHNLSDDDLKSKTDEFRSRISAEVNDVRIKIEELKEKLKNPGDSIDSIDNVRMEIEKLEEKEKEITERALDEIMPEAFAVVKETCSRLVGKSWKVVGREIKWDMVPFDVQLMGAITLHKGKIAEMATGEGKTLVASMPLYLNALVGKGAHLVTVNDYLARRDCEWMGEIYKFLGLSVSYITNQMEPHERKKAYNADITYGTNNEFGFDYLRDNMSISPDSIVQRGHYYAIIDEVDSVLIDEARTPLIISGPVGETTNKFAELKPRVEDLVRKQTVLTNKLVAEAQELFKEEKDYEAGIKLLQAQRGSPKNKRLVKVLRESGMQRLVRKVESDFMRDKKLHELDVDLFFAIDEKAHTIDLTDKGRELLAPNNPDMFILPDLATELSILEETEEMPEADKEKKRDAIHSEYAEKSERLHNIHQLLRAYSLFEKDVEYVVTEDHKVMIVDEFTGRLMPGRRYSDGLHQALEAKESVKIEGETQTFATITLQNFFRLYKKLAGMTGTAETEAGEFWEIYKLDVVVVPTNEPVRRVDHDDVVYKTKREKFNAIIDEVEEYHSRKQPVLVGTISVEASETLSRMLRRRGIHHSVLNAKYHQKEAEIVEMAGEPGMVTIATNMAGRGTDIKLGEGVIQLQDECIKKTISKYVSSVNQGQVLFIHEVPEMEKPLVEEELKNAGLPYVVVNSKEEKREYLNQTEPESGKVVVVPKSLGDAVDTKTTNSKFIHFKSRDCGIGGLHIIGTERHESRRIDRQLRGRSGRQGDPGASKFFISLEDDLMRLFGSDRIAGLMDRMGIEEGDVITHPMMTKSIERAQKRVETRNFEIRKHLLEYDDVMNKQREVVYTWRRRALEGESLYADILDMIDDYAGEIVEKYKNDEESWDWEELNKELLTSLLVRLPVPEDEKDEISPDALRENISAAARDLYDKKRKVLGDDLMGYIEKVATLKTIDEMWKEHLYEMDQLKEGIGLRAYGQKDPLVEYKHEAFNAFTDMLDRANREILELVFKAHVEFEKEQSLESVLQPSPGVATVHEESSGMGFVTSMPDAGAQQHSQAGTKKAPVRVEHKVGRNDPCPCGSGKKYKYCCGRNL
- the nusB gene encoding transcription antitermination factor NusB encodes the protein MKKRRLARKLALQALYGLDISGNNLDDALEWVKRESTGEGQIMEFGLDLVKKTYSEKENLDHDISSVVKNWDLNRVALIDRIVLRLALCEFLFFETIPPKVTINEAIDLAKEYSTEQSGRFVNGILDALYRKCSEEKRIKKKGRGLIA